Proteins found in one Allorhizobium pseudoryzae genomic segment:
- a CDS encoding alpha-D-ribose 1-methylphosphonate 5-triphosphate diphosphatase gives MWISDFRVVLPDRVIERGSVRIEAGTIAEIADTPVVGAELSGDGLLLLPGFVDMHGDMVEREVEPRPNVPMPLELGLRDLDRRLAVAGITTAYAAVSFSPSSTYGHLRSYEHTSAIIRALKSMGPQLLVDHRVHARFEITFPKALSVIEALIAEGAVDLISLTDHTPGQGQYRDIERHVDKMVRERGLSRDEAAQSVAKRIEERSQPAEIMAQTLNAISATCRAHGVALASHDDDTPAKVALMQDLGAAISEFPVTLEAAQEARNRGLATAMGAPNALRGQSYSGNLSAREAHAEGVLDILASDYHPSAILPAILELAKTDPLGLAGATRLATHNPAKALGLSDRGEIALGKQADFVIADDSGIGHVRATLRNGGKIYSDGSITRRRAA, from the coding sequence ATGTGGATTTCTGATTTTCGCGTCGTATTGCCAGACCGCGTCATCGAGCGCGGCTCCGTCCGGATCGAAGCCGGCACAATCGCGGAGATTGCCGATACGCCGGTGGTGGGTGCCGAACTCTCGGGCGACGGTCTTCTGCTGCTGCCCGGTTTCGTCGATATGCACGGCGACATGGTGGAGCGCGAGGTGGAACCGCGGCCGAACGTGCCGATGCCGCTCGAACTCGGCCTGCGCGACCTCGACCGGCGGCTGGCCGTGGCCGGCATCACGACGGCCTACGCGGCCGTGTCCTTCAGCCCCTCTTCCACCTATGGCCATCTGCGCAGCTACGAGCACACCAGCGCCATCATCCGGGCGCTGAAATCCATGGGACCACAATTGCTCGTCGATCACCGCGTCCACGCCCGCTTCGAGATCACCTTTCCAAAGGCGCTCAGCGTCATCGAGGCGCTCATCGCCGAAGGGGCGGTGGACCTGATCTCGCTGACGGACCATACGCCGGGCCAGGGGCAGTACCGCGATATCGAGCGGCATGTCGACAAGATGGTGCGCGAAAGGGGCCTGAGCCGTGACGAGGCTGCACAGTCGGTCGCCAAGCGCATCGAGGAACGCAGCCAGCCGGCCGAGATCATGGCGCAGACGCTGAATGCAATTTCCGCCACCTGCCGTGCGCACGGCGTGGCGCTCGCGAGCCATGACGATGACACGCCGGCAAAGGTAGCGCTGATGCAGGATCTCGGCGCCGCGATCAGCGAGTTTCCGGTGACGCTCGAAGCCGCACAGGAAGCAAGAAACCGCGGGCTTGCGACGGCCATGGGCGCGCCGAATGCGCTTCGCGGCCAGTCCTATTCCGGCAATCTTTCCGCGCGGGAAGCCCATGCCGAGGGTGTGCTCGACATTCTCGCGTCGGACTATCATCCGTCCGCCATCCTGCCGGCGATCCTGGAACTGGCCAAAACCGATCCGTTGGGCCTGGCGGGTGCGACACGCCTTGCGACGCACAACCCCGCAAAGGCACTCGGCCTTTCCGATCGCGGCGAGATCGCGCTCGGCAAGCAGGCGGATTTCGTCATCGCCGACGACAGCGGGATCGGCCATGTCCGCGCGACGCTCCGCAACGGCGGCAAGATCTATTCCGATGGATCGATCACCCGCCGCCGCGCGGCGTGA
- a CDS encoding phosphonate C-P lyase system protein PhnL yields MQPVLHVEGLAKTFHMHHLEQRLHAFSGIGFTLHAGEFLLLKGANGVGKSTLLRTLYRSYLPRAGHVWYHTAEGRIDLARAADVDIALLRRREIGFVTQFLIARPRVAAEEIVAEPLRQAGVSHADALVEARRWLEEFGVKRDLWRAYPTTFSGGEQQKVNLARALILPQRLLLLDEPTASLDVHARAALVRRLESLKEQGVAMIGVFHHPGDVAGLVDRDIELKAEEIDGHVDF; encoded by the coding sequence ATGCAGCCCGTTCTTCACGTCGAAGGTCTCGCCAAGACCTTTCACATGCACCATCTGGAGCAGCGCCTGCATGCCTTTTCCGGCATCGGCTTCACGCTCCATGCAGGGGAATTCCTGCTCCTCAAAGGGGCAAACGGCGTCGGCAAATCGACGCTGCTGCGCACGCTATATCGCAGCTACCTGCCGCGGGCCGGCCATGTCTGGTACCATACGGCAGAGGGCCGGATCGATCTCGCCCGCGCCGCCGATGTGGATATCGCCCTGCTCCGACGTCGGGAGATCGGCTTCGTCACACAGTTCCTGATTGCCCGCCCACGGGTGGCGGCAGAAGAGATCGTTGCGGAACCGCTGCGCCAAGCAGGTGTTTCGCATGCGGATGCACTAGTCGAGGCCCGCCGCTGGCTGGAGGAATTCGGCGTCAAGCGCGATCTCTGGCGCGCCTACCCCACCACCTTTTCCGGCGGTGAGCAGCAGAAGGTCAATCTGGCGCGGGCCTTGATCCTGCCGCAACGCCTGCTGCTGCTGGATGAGCCGACCGCTTCGCTCGACGTCCATGCCCGCGCCGCCCTTGTGCGCCGGCTGGAAAGCCTCAAGGAACAAGGCGTTGCCATGATCGGCGTCTTCCATCACCCCGGCGACGTGGCAGGCCTCGTCGACCGCGACATCGAACTGAAAGCCGAGGAGATAGACGGCCATGTGGATTTCTGA